TTTCTATAAAATAGGTTCCTGTCGACCAGTCAATTCCGTCAAAGGTTCCGGTAACAGCATTCCCTCCACCAATTTCAATAGTAGCCAATCCATTGGTGTTAGTTGATGCGGTTTGTGTTTCGACATACACCGCTGTTCCGCTTGTTGAACCCTGAAGTATGCTGATACGAATTCCAATGGAAGCATTTGAAAGTAACACCCCGGCGCTATTACGCACAACAGTTTGATAGTTCATTTTTTGAGGTGCTTCTGCAAAGGTTAATTTTAGTGAGTTACAGAAAATAAGGCAAATAAGTGTTACTATTTTGAATTTTGTATGAGTAGTTTTCATGCGTTTTTTATTTTAGTTTTAAGTAAATTAGAAAAATGAAAAGCCTGAAAAAATAATTTCTCAGGCTTTCCGTTTTGGGAAAATTAATTTGTTATTTAGTTAGTTTTTGCACTGCTGCACTCAAATCAGCTACTTGCTTTTTCAAGGCTTCAATCTGTGCTTGTTGCTCTTGAATTGCTTTAATCGAAACTATTGCAAATTTGCTGTAATCAATAGCAAGCAAATCTTCTCCCTCCTCATGTGAAACAATTTCAGGAAATATTTTTTGTACGTCTTGAGCAAGAAATCCCATTGTTTTTATCGCATTTTCTTTGTTGTCGAGATAATGGTATTTCAATGGTTTTAAAGCCAAAACTTTAGGTAGTACAGTCTCAAATGATTCGAAGTCGCGTTTTAATCGAGCATCAGAAACAACATTATAGCTTCCATCAGTAGAGGAAATGTATGATTTTGCAGTATATGAAACACCATCCGTTGAATAGTTAAAGCGAATAAAATCATTGCTGTTATAAATTCTCCAATGTTTCCCACTGTTTTCTAAATTTATTCCTCCAGTTTGCTGATTGGCAGCGCTTCCGCCGGATTGTTTTATATGAAGATCGGAAACAGCTGAAGCATTTCCGATTGATACTAGGCCATTTCCTTTAATGCGCATTAATTCATTGGAGGCACCTGCACCCGTAGCTGCAAAAAATACATGGTCGCTTGAAGGAGAAGATGTTTGATACCTCAATGTGCTAGGATTTATTCCGAAGCCATAAAATTCATTATCGTTATCAACACTTTCATACAAAACTAGTTTGCGATTTGCTAAGCTATTGTCAAATTGTAATAATGCATGGGGGGTGGAGTTTGCAATCCCAACATTCCCTGTATTTGTAATGCTCATTCGGTTCACAAAGGCGGTGTAAAAATCAAGCCCAAATAAATTGCCATTGGAAGTACGTTTGCTGGCTATCCCTTCTCCTGAAGCGAGTCCAAATGATAAGCCTGCACTAGCAGCAGTTTGTCCCAAGGTCCCATCGTTTAATCCAGCACCATCCACATTCATACCCCCATTAACTGTAAGATTTTGTCCAGGTGTAGTGGTACCAATACCAACATTGCCCCCCGAAAAACTGATATCATTTCCATTCTTTTTCCAAAATGAATTTGCTGAACTTAAGGCATAGGGAACACTCAACAATTGACTGGTTCCGGTAATGCTATAATTTGTTCCGCCTGTGGGATCAATTTGCGTTTTAATGTAATAAGTGCCGGTTTCCCAATTGATACCTGAAAAAGAACCCGATACAACTGTTCCTGCTCCAATTTCCAAGGTTATTAAGCCATTGGTGTTAGTGGGTTGAGTTTGAGTTTCAACATAAACTGCGCTGCCGGATGCGGAATTTTGAAGAATTGAAATTCGCACGCCAACATTTGCATTCGAGATTAAAACACCCGAGCTGTTTCGCACTACTGATTGATAATTCATTTTTTGCGGTGCTTGTGCAAAAAGGGAGGAAGCAGTAAGGCTTAGCGCTATTAATAGAGTAAGGCCGGTTTTTAAAGTGTGGTAGCTATTTTTCATGGATTAATTGTTTTTAATGATTTTAAAGGTTTTAATTTTTTCTTTGTTCGTGCGAATAGTTAAAAAGTAATCCGCATTGTCAAGGTTTTCCATCGAAATGGAAGTAAGTGGTCCGCTAATGCTTTTTTGCTGAACCACTCTGCCGGTCATGTCGAGCAATACATAGCTCATATCTTTCCAGTTTTCATTTTCGATTTTTACATTTAAAATGGAACTCACCGGATTAGGAAATACTTGCATCGATACACTTATTTGGTGA
The sequence above is a segment of the Bacteroidota bacterium genome. Coding sequences within it:
- a CDS encoding tail fiber domain-containing protein produces the protein MKNSYHTLKTGLTLLIALSLTASSLFAQAPQKMNYQSVVRNSSGVLISNANVGVRISILQNSASGSAVYVETQTQPTNTNGLITLEIGAGTVVSGSFSGINWETGTYYIKTQIDPTGGTNYSITGTSQLLSVPYALSSANSFWKKNGNDISFSGGNVGIGTTTPGQNLTVNGGMNVDGAGLNDGTLGQTAASAGLSFGLASGEGIASKRTSNGNLFGLDFYTAFVNRMSITNTGNVGIANSTPHALLQFDNSLANRKLVLYESVDNDNEFYGFGINPSTLRYQTSSPSSDHVFFAATGAGASNELMRIKGNGLVSIGNASAVSDLHIKQSGGSAANQQTGGINLENSGKHWRIYNSNDFIRFNYSTDGVSYTAKSYISSTDGSYNVVSDARLKRDFESFETVLPKVLALKPLKYHYLDNKENAIKTMGFLAQDVQKIFPEIVSHEEGEDLLAIDYSKFAIVSIKAIQEQQAQIEALKKQVADLSAAVQKLTK
- a CDS encoding T9SS type A sorting domain-containing protein, whose product is MKKLKRVNLILLLLFSTLLTKVQAQQAATAAGGTAAGTGGSATYTAGQVAYSFLSNANGSVGQGVQHAYEYLIGVDEIHQISVSMQVFPNPVSSILNVKIENENWKDMSYVLLDMTGRVVQQKSISGPLTSISMENLDNADYFLTIRTNKEKIKTFKIIKNN